The Bdellovibrio bacteriovorus DNA window TTGGGCGAGACCGGTTTTTTGAAAGAAGGCGAGCAACGTCCTTTAGAGATTATTTCTAAGTCTATCTTGGGGACCGCACAATTGATGGAGCTGCTTCGTGAAACAGCTTCCGTTCGCTCGGTGGTCGTATTGGGAACGGATAAGGCCTATGTCCGTGCGAGTGATAATGCAGCCGTGAGTGAGTCGTCAGCCGTTGGTCCTTCGGGGATTTTTGCGACGTCGAAACTTTGCTCTGAGTTTATTGCGCTTTCTTATCGTGAATCATTTTTCTCTCCCGAAAAATATAACAAGCATAAAGTGGCCATTGCTACGGCGCGGATTTCATCGGCGATCGGTGGCGGGGATTTTTCTTCTGAAGGTTTGATCTTTCAAGCGGTTCAAAGTTTTTTAGGTAAGAAGACTTTTGAAGTTCGTAATCCTCAGTCTGTGCGACCTTGGATCCATGTTTTGGATCAGGTTTCCGGGATTTTATCTGTTGCCCAAGGTCTTTTTGAAAAAGGCCCTAAGCTTTCGTCTGCGACCTATAATTTGGGCGCGTCTGAGTATGAATCCGTTGGCGAAGTGATGAAAGAGTTTAGTGAGGCGTGGGGGAAAACGTGGTCTTCGGTCGCTGTCGCGGATTCCGCGAAGTCACTTTCGATTCATGGGCAGTTAAATAGCGAGCTTGCTTTGACGGAGCTTGGTTGGAAACCGCAGTGGGATTTGTCTCGCGCGCTGGTGGAGACTGCGAAGTGGTATCAGGGGTATTATGTGGGGCACTCGTCGGTGGAGGAGTTGACGGGGGTTTTGCGGGGGTATTTTAATTAGGGAGTTGCGAATACAACTCCCTCTCGAAGAGACTAGCGTTTAATAATGTAGTTCACGTATACATTTTTAGGGCGAGTTTCTGAAGAAGTTCGCGCCACTCTTGAGGCATCAAATCTCAAAGCCGATGTCGTAGATGCTCCTGAAAGCTGTGCGGTGTTTCCGCCTGCAATTGGATTATTTCCTTGAAAAAATGCTCCATCCAGTGAGCCTGCTGACCGATCAACGCCGAATCCACCAGTGATATTTTGTAGAGCATCCGTCTGGACAGAGCCAACTCTGTTATCTTCGAATCCTCCTACATTTGATGCAACACGATCATTTATTGCGGGGTCGCGCGGAGCCGTTAAAGAGGGAAGCTCGGTAGCACTCCCGTTGACACCTCGGAGAAAACGACCTCTCAAGTCGGGAAGATTAAACGCATCACCTGCCGCATATGAAGATAGAGTTCCATCAGCATTTCTGGTTCCGTTTCCGAAGGCTTCTTTAATGGCATCGTACAATGCTTCGTTACCAGCTATAGGCAGAGCTCTTCCATCTGCAAAGTAAAACCCGGGGGGTTCCGATTCACCGCCATAAGGTAAAATAATCCCCGGTGGTAAGATCGATTCGCCAGCGGAAAGTGGTACCCAACCCACATCAGTTTTTCCATAGAATCGGCGGTCGTTCCCGGCAGCTTCGTAGATGATTTCTCCCTCTTCAGGTTGAAATACACTATTTCTGTCCATAATTGTCGGAGCGACAAATTTTAAACCCATCGCAGTAAGGTCTTCTTTGTATTTAAAACCCAATGCGGGAACAGCGAATAACAACATGATCAGTAATTTTTTGTTCATCAGAACTCCTTTTCTGTGTGTTGGAAGTTTAAGTTACAGGCTGAATATAAAGCAAATTAATGTTTGTT harbors:
- a CDS encoding NAD-dependent epimerase/dehydratase family protein, which translates into the protein MDSSAAAAFWKGKRVFLTYPNSFLGAWTALSLQHLGAQVFGFGESLESSPNLFDLTNLGQTIAMTYGDLRNEESLRQALQFAQADVVLHLGETGFLKEGEQRPLEIISKSILGTAQLMELLRETASVRSVVVLGTDKAYVRASDNAAVSESSAVGPSGIFATSKLCSEFIALSYRESFFSPEKYNKHKVAIATARISSAIGGGDFSSEGLIFQAVQSFLGKKTFEVRNPQSVRPWIHVLDQVSGILSVAQGLFEKGPKLSSATYNLGASEYESVGEVMKEFSEAWGKTWSSVAVADSAKSLSIHGQLNSELALTELGWKPQWDLSRALVETAKWYQGYYVGHSSVEELTGVLRGYFN
- a CDS encoding phage tail protein; translated protein: MNKKLLIMLLFAVPALGFKYKEDLTAMGLKFVAPTIMDRNSVFQPEEGEIIYEAAGNDRRFYGKTDVGWVPLSAGESILPPGIILPYGGESEPPGFYFADGRALPIAGNEALYDAIKEAFGNGTRNADGTLSSYAAGDAFNLPDLRGRFLRGVNGSATELPSLTAPRDPAINDRVASNVGGFEDNRVGSVQTDALQNITGGFGVDRSAGSLDGAFFQGNNPIAGGNTAQLSGASTTSALRFDASRVARTSSETRPKNVYVNYIIKR